The Wansuia hejianensis genomic interval CAATCCATTAATTGGATCGGCCGGCGTATCCGCTGTACCGATGGCTGCGCGAGTCTCGCAGAAAGTGGGGGCAGAAGCTGATCCCACCAACTTCCTGCTCATGCACGCCATGGGTCCGAATGTAGCCGGCGTCATCGGAACGGCCGTCGCAGCCGGAACATTTATGGCAATTTTCGGAGTCTGACGCCATACACAATCGTTACTGATAGGAGGATAGAAATGGCTGAAATAGAAAAGAAACCTGTTAAAATTATGGAGACGGTGCTTCGTGACGCGCACCAGTCTCTGATCGCTACCAGAATGCCGACGGATGAGATGCTTCCCATCGTGGAAAAGATGGACAAAGTTGGCTATCATGCCGTAGAATGCTGGGGTGGCGCGACATTTGACGCGTCCCTGCGTTTCCTGCATGAAGATCCATGGGAGAGACTCAGAAAACTCCGTGCAGGTTTTAAGAACACGAAGCTGCAAATGCTTTTCCGCGGGCAGAATATTCTGGGCTACCGTCCCTATGCGGATGATGTGGTAGAATATTTTGTTCAGAAATCAGCGGCAAATGGGATTGATATTATCCGTATTTTTGACTGCATGAACGATCTGAGGAATCTGAAAACTGCTGTCTCAGCGGCGAACAAAGAAAAAGCCCATGCGCAGGTGGCGCTTTCCTATACCCTTGGAGACGCGTATACACTGGAATACTGGACCAACATGGCAAAACAGATCGAGGAAATGGGTGCGGATTCTATCTGCATCAAGGACATGGCCGGCTTGCTCCTGCCTTATGAGGCTACAAAGCTGATTCAGGCGCTGAAGGAGACGACAAAGCTTCCGATTGAACTTCATACCCATTATACCTCTGGCGTAGCTTCCATGACTTATATGAAGGCTGTAGAGGCAGGAGTGGATGTGATTGACTGCGCGATGTCGCCATTTGCCCTGGGAACTTCCCAGCCGGCGACGGAAGTTATGGTTGAGACTTTTAAAGGAACGCCATATGATACAGGTTATGACCAGGGGCTGTTGGCTGAAATTGCAGATTACTTCCGTCCATACAGGGATCAGTGCCTGGAAAGCGGCCTTCTGAATCCGAAAAACCTGGGCGTTAATATTAAAACCCTCCTGTATCAGGTTCCGGGTGGAATGCTTTCCAACCTGACCAGCCAGTTGAAAGAACAGCATGCGGAGGATAAGTATTATGAGGTGCTGGAGGAAGTACCCCGCGTCCGGAAGGATCTGGGAGAGTGTCCTCTGGTAACGCCGTCTTCCCAGATTGTGGGAACTCAGGCCGTGTTTAACGTGCTGATGGGAGAGCGCTACAAAATGGTTACCAAGGAGACCAGGGACGTGCTCAGCGGTAAATACGGGGCCACTGCGAAGCCCTTTAACGCAGAGGTACAGAAAAAGGTAATCGGAGATACCGAGCCGATCACCTGCCGTTATGCGGATCTGCTTGAGAACGAGCTGGATACTCTTGAAAAAGAAATCGCACCCTACAAGGAGCAGGACGAGGATGTCCTGACATATGCGCTGTTCCCGCAGGTGGCCATGGATTTCTTCAAATATAGAGACGCACAGAAGACAAAGGTGGATGCAAAAGTGGCAGATACGGAGAACGGGGCGTACCCGGTCTGATGAGAAAAGAGGCGCTGCAAAACAGATGAGGAATCGTCTGTGGAGCAGCGCTCCGTTTTTGTACTTTTAAAGATAAATGCCCGGCAATCTGCCCCTGCATCAGATGACAGGATTTTATTTTACATTGTGAATAAGAGGTAAAGGCATACAAAAATCGAGGAAAAATTCCGAAAGCTCGGATTCTTTCCTCGATTTTTATCATTTCCAGAGCAGGGTCAGGCTGTTTCCTGAATCTCAGCTTCCCGGTGCCGCAGCTTCAGGTAGAGGTTCCGGAGCATGGTAACCAGCTTGGTCAGATACCGGAAGAGCGGTTCTGTGATAATTGAGAACACCAGGAACAGCATGATGCATCGGGTGGACATTCCTGTTATGGCGAACAGGTCCTTCAGGAAGATACTGCAGAAGATCAGCCCTACGATGGATATGCCCCAGATGATC includes:
- a CDS encoding oxaloacetate decarboxylase subunit alpha, encoding MAEIEKKPVKIMETVLRDAHQSLIATRMPTDEMLPIVEKMDKVGYHAVECWGGATFDASLRFLHEDPWERLRKLRAGFKNTKLQMLFRGQNILGYRPYADDVVEYFVQKSAANGIDIIRIFDCMNDLRNLKTAVSAANKEKAHAQVALSYTLGDAYTLEYWTNMAKQIEEMGADSICIKDMAGLLLPYEATKLIQALKETTKLPIELHTHYTSGVASMTYMKAVEAGVDVIDCAMSPFALGTSQPATEVMVETFKGTPYDTGYDQGLLAEIADYFRPYRDQCLESGLLNPKNLGVNIKTLLYQVPGGMLSNLTSQLKEQHAEDKYYEVLEEVPRVRKDLGECPLVTPSSQIVGTQAVFNVLMGERYKMVTKETRDVLSGKYGATAKPFNAEVQKKVIGDTEPITCRYADLLENELDTLEKEIAPYKEQDEDVLTYALFPQVAMDFFKYRDAQKTKVDAKVADTENGAYPV